From one Phocaeicola salanitronis DSM 18170 genomic stretch:
- a CDS encoding Na+/H+ antiporter NhaC family protein, with amino-acid sequence MRRLPSWQVSLVPFGVLTLSLVVVIKIFGADALLGGSQVCLLLATAVTAAISMFVYKASWNRLETCILDNIRAVGSAILILFLIGAIAGTWMVSGIVPALICYGLKIIYPAVFLAAACVICALVSVMTGSSWTTIATIGVALIGIGIAQGFDPGWTAGAIVSGAYFGDKISPLSDTTVLASSASGTPLFTHIRYMMITTVPSLAVTLVVFLAASLMHPPVEASQADEFAGALEAAFHVTPWLLAVPVLTGVLIVKKVPAILTLFCAAVMAAVFALLFQPQAVWAVAHPDLPASAYPGLSFWDACKGVAVTFYGSTAIQTGNAAIDSLIATRGMTGMLNTVFLIICSVTFGGVLAGSGMLRSLTELFARLAHRAVTLVGATVGTGVMCNVVTGDQYISILLTSSLYKKLYERKGYENRLLSRAVEDSATVTSVLIPWNSCGMTQATVLKVPTLEYLPYCFFNILSPFMSVLIAAIGYKIFRRKTEE; translated from the coding sequence ATGCGCCGGCTGCCCTCGTGGCAGGTTTCGCTGGTGCCTTTTGGGGTATTGACCCTGTCGTTAGTGGTCGTAATCAAGATTTTTGGGGCGGATGCGCTTTTGGGCGGAAGCCAGGTGTGTCTGTTGCTGGCAACGGCTGTTACAGCGGCTATTTCCATGTTTGTTTACAAAGCCTCATGGAACAGGCTGGAGACGTGCATTTTGGATAACATCCGTGCCGTAGGGTCGGCTATTCTGATTCTGTTTCTTATCGGCGCGATAGCCGGAACATGGATGGTGAGCGGCATTGTGCCCGCCTTGATTTGTTACGGCTTGAAAATCATTTATCCGGCGGTGTTTCTTGCGGCGGCGTGCGTGATATGCGCGTTGGTATCGGTCATGACGGGAAGTTCGTGGACTACCATTGCGACCATCGGCGTGGCGTTGATTGGCATCGGGATTGCCCAAGGGTTCGATCCCGGCTGGACGGCAGGAGCCATTGTGTCGGGAGCGTATTTTGGGGATAAGATTTCCCCTTTGTCCGATACGACGGTGCTGGCTTCTTCCGCTTCGGGGACTCCCTTGTTTACGCATATCCGCTATATGATGATTACCACGGTTCCTTCGCTGGCTGTTACGCTGGTTGTCTTTCTGGCGGCAAGCCTGATGCATCCGCCGGTAGAAGCGTCGCAGGCAGATGAGTTTGCCGGCGCATTGGAAGCCGCTTTCCATGTCACTCCCTGGCTGCTGGCGGTCCCGGTGCTTACGGGGGTGCTGATTGTGAAGAAAGTGCCCGCTATCCTGACGCTGTTCTGTGCGGCGGTAATGGCGGCGGTTTTCGCGCTTCTTTTCCAGCCTCAGGCGGTGTGGGCGGTAGCTCATCCCGATTTGCCCGCCTCGGCTTATCCGGGGCTTTCGTTTTGGGATGCCTGCAAGGGGGTGGCCGTCACGTTTTACGGCTCTACCGCCATTCAGACCGGCAATGCCGCCATCGACTCGTTGATTGCCACGCGCGGTATGACGGGCATGCTCAATACGGTTTTCCTGATTATCTGCTCGGTGACGTTCGGAGGCGTGCTGGCAGGAAGCGGCATGTTGAGGAGCCTCACCGAATTGTTCGCGCGCTTGGCTCATCGGGCGGTTACGCTGGTCGGGGCTACGGTTGGGACCGGAGTAATGTGTAATGTCGTTACGGGCGACCAGTATATCTCCATTCTGCTGACCAGCAGCCTGTATAAGAAATTGTATGAGCGGAAAGGGTACGAAAACCGTTTGCTGAGCCGTGCGGTAGAAGATTCGGCTACGGTCACTTCGGTACTCATCCCGTGGAATTCGTGCGGCATGACGCAAGCCACGGTCTTGAAGGTGCCGACGCTGGAGTACCTTCCTTATTGCTTTTTCAATATCTTGTCCCCGTTTATGTCGGTGCTCATTGCCGCGATAGGCTATAAGATTTTCCGGAGGAAGACGGAGGAATGA
- a CDS encoding dipeptidase — translation MEIKQYIQENEARFLDELASLIRIPSISALPQHKEDMLACAERWRQLLLEAGADEAMVMPSEGNPLVYAEKRIDPNAPTILVYAHYDVMPAEPLELWNSQPFEPEIRDGRIWARGADDDKGQSMIQVKAFEYMVREGLLRHNVKFIFEGEEEIGSPSLNAFLKEHRELLRADVILVSDTSMLGADLPSLTTGLRGLAYWEIEVTGPNRDLHSGHFGGAVANPINVLCGLLAKVTDADGRITIPHFYDDVEPVPEAERRMIASIPFDEEAYKAAIGVKALKGEKGYSTLERNSCRPSFDVCGIWGGYTGEGSKTVLPSKAYAKVSCRLVPHQNHETISRLFTGYIQSIAPEYVQVKVTPMHGGEGYVCPITHPAYVAAEQGFAKAFGKQPLAVRRGGSIPIISDFEQILGIKTILMGFGLESDAIHSPNENFRLDIFRKGIEAVTEFYKALDL, via the coding sequence ATGGAAATCAAGCAATACATCCAAGAAAACGAAGCGCGGTTCCTCGACGAACTGGCCAGCCTGATCCGCATCCCCAGCATCAGCGCCCTGCCCCAACACAAAGAAGACATGCTCGCCTGCGCCGAACGCTGGCGCCAGCTGCTGCTGGAAGCCGGAGCCGATGAGGCAATGGTTATGCCTTCGGAAGGCAATCCGTTAGTGTATGCCGAGAAACGCATTGACCCGAACGCACCTACCATACTGGTCTACGCCCACTACGACGTGATGCCCGCCGAACCGCTGGAACTTTGGAACAGCCAGCCATTCGAACCGGAAATCCGCGACGGACGCATCTGGGCACGCGGCGCGGACGACGACAAGGGGCAATCCATGATTCAGGTAAAAGCATTCGAATACATGGTGCGCGAAGGCCTGCTCCGCCACAACGTGAAATTCATCTTCGAAGGCGAGGAAGAAATCGGTTCGCCCAGCCTGAACGCTTTCCTCAAAGAACATCGCGAACTCTTGCGTGCAGATGTGATTCTTGTATCAGACACCAGCATGCTCGGAGCCGATCTGCCTTCGCTCACCACCGGCCTGCGCGGCCTGGCATATTGGGAAATCGAAGTGACAGGACCCAACCGCGACCTCCACTCGGGACATTTCGGCGGAGCGGTGGCAAACCCCATCAACGTGTTGTGCGGACTGTTGGCGAAGGTGACCGATGCCGACGGACGCATCACCATCCCGCATTTCTATGACGATGTAGAGCCGGTACCCGAAGCCGAACGCCGGATGATAGCCAGCATCCCCTTCGATGAAGAAGCCTACAAGGCAGCTATCGGGGTGAAAGCCCTGAAAGGCGAAAAGGGATATTCCACGCTGGAACGGAACAGTTGCCGTCCGTCATTCGATGTCTGCGGCATTTGGGGAGGGTATACAGGCGAAGGTTCGAAAACGGTGTTGCCATCCAAAGCATACGCCAAGGTGTCATGCCGCCTCGTACCCCACCAAAACCACGAAACCATCTCGCGCCTGTTCACCGGCTATATCCAAAGCATCGCTCCCGAATACGTACAAGTCAAGGTAACCCCGATGCACGGCGGCGAGGGCTACGTATGCCCCATCACACACCCTGCTTACGTGGCAGCGGAACAAGGATTCGCCAAAGCATTCGGCAAGCAGCCGTTGGCGGTACGGCGCGGAGGAAGCATCCCCATCATCAGCGATTTCGAGCAGATTCTCGGCATCAAAACCATCCTGATGGGCTTCGGGCTGGAGAGCGATGCCATCCATTCGCCCAACGAGAACTTCCGCCTCGACATCTTCCGAAAAGGAATCGAAGCGGTTACAGAATTTTATAAGGCATTGGACTTATAA
- the aroC gene encoding chorismate synthase, which yields MSNTFGNIFTLTSFGESHGKAIGGIIDGFPAGIRIDEDFVQNELARRRPGQSALTTGRKEADTVEFLSGIYEGVSTGCPIGFVVWNTNQHSSDYDNMKDVFRPSHADFTYTQKYGIRDHRGGGRSSARETISRVVGGALAKLALKEIGVQITAFTSQVGTLVLDKSYTQYDLRHIEDNPVRCPDPVLARQMEELILRVKGEGDTVGGTVSCIIQGCPVGLGEPAFGKLHAALGNAMLSINAAKGFEYGQGFGSMELRGSQQNDVFYNENGHIALHTNRSGGIQGGISNGEDIYFRVAFKPVATILMEQPTVDKEGNETILKARGRHDPCVLPRAVPIVEAMAAMTILDYYLLNKTTRM from the coding sequence ATGAGCAACACTTTTGGAAACATATTCACATTAACCAGCTTCGGCGAATCGCATGGGAAGGCAATCGGAGGCATCATAGACGGATTCCCCGCAGGCATCCGCATCGATGAAGACTTTGTGCAGAACGAGCTTGCACGCCGGCGCCCGGGCCAGTCCGCCCTTACTACCGGACGCAAGGAAGCCGACACCGTAGAATTCCTTTCGGGCATCTACGAAGGGGTGTCAACGGGATGCCCCATCGGGTTCGTGGTATGGAACACCAACCAGCATTCGTCCGACTACGACAACATGAAAGATGTATTCCGCCCCTCACATGCCGATTTCACCTATACGCAGAAATACGGCATACGCGACCATCGGGGCGGAGGGCGTTCCTCTGCACGCGAAACCATATCCCGCGTTGTAGGAGGCGCTTTGGCGAAACTAGCGTTAAAAGAGATAGGCGTACAGATTACGGCATTCACGTCACAAGTAGGCACACTGGTGTTAGACAAAAGCTATACCCAATACGACTTGCGACACATCGAAGACAATCCGGTGCGGTGCCCCGACCCCGTATTAGCCCGGCAAATGGAAGAGCTTATCCTCCGGGTAAAGGGTGAAGGCGATACCGTAGGAGGAACGGTAAGCTGCATCATCCAAGGATGCCCTGTCGGACTGGGAGAACCCGCCTTCGGAAAGCTTCATGCCGCATTGGGGAATGCCATGCTAAGCATCAACGCCGCCAAAGGATTCGAATACGGGCAAGGATTCGGAAGCATGGAACTGAGAGGGAGCCAGCAAAACGATGTGTTCTACAACGAAAATGGACATATTGCCCTGCACACCAACCGCTCGGGAGGCATTCAGGGAGGCATCAGCAACGGAGAAGACATCTACTTCCGTGTAGCGTTCAAACCCGTAGCCACCATTCTCATGGAACAGCCCACGGTAGATAAAGAAGGAAACGAAACCATCCTGAAAGCCCGCGGGCGCCACGACCCTTGCGTATTGCCCCGTGCAGTCCCCATTGTAGAGGCGATGGCTGCCATGACCATCCTCGACTATTACTTATTGAACAAAACCACCCGAATGTAA
- a CDS encoding TPM domain-containing protein: protein MKKQLLLFLLSAFVLWTQAKVYKVEDIPMVHLQDARRYVSNPDGILSETTVYAIDTALYALERKTGIQTLVVAVGQIEGGDCFDFAYRLGRENGVGRKKTDKGLVILLSTSERCIQFATGYGLEGDLPDAVCKRIQVRYMNPHFGKDEWDAGMLAGIQALCARLEETGSPAQPSGESEDDTLLLFTIFFCCFILVPLFLWLSAKQRKRCPQCHKYKLRQISVQNFSQEGERIEETTYVCGNCGNVVRKQRRIRDDDDFHHRGGNGWPFLGGPFFGGGGGHGGGGFGGGSFGGGDFGGGGAGSKF, encoded by the coding sequence ATGAAAAAACAGTTGTTACTCTTCTTGCTATCCGCCTTTGTACTTTGGACACAGGCCAAGGTATACAAGGTAGAAGACATTCCCATGGTACACCTGCAGGATGCCCGGCGCTACGTAAGCAACCCCGACGGCATCTTGAGCGAAACCACGGTATATGCCATTGATACGGCACTGTATGCCCTCGAACGCAAAACGGGAATACAGACTTTGGTAGTAGCGGTAGGGCAAATAGAAGGCGGAGACTGTTTTGATTTCGCCTACCGGTTGGGAAGGGAAAACGGAGTAGGCAGGAAAAAAACCGACAAAGGGTTGGTCATCCTGCTCTCCACAAGCGAAAGGTGCATCCAGTTCGCTACGGGATACGGACTGGAAGGCGACCTCCCCGATGCCGTATGCAAACGGATACAAGTGCGCTACATGAACCCGCATTTCGGTAAAGACGAATGGGATGCAGGCATGTTGGCAGGCATCCAAGCCCTGTGCGCCCGATTAGAAGAAACCGGCTCCCCCGCCCAGCCTTCCGGAGAAAGCGAAGACGATACCCTGCTCCTGTTTACGATTTTCTTCTGTTGCTTCATCCTTGTGCCCCTGTTCCTGTGGCTCAGCGCCAAGCAGCGCAAACGTTGTCCCCAGTGCCATAAATACAAGCTCCGCCAGATTTCCGTACAGAACTTTTCACAAGAAGGCGAGCGCATAGAAGAAACAACATACGTATGCGGGAATTGCGGCAATGTGGTGCGCAAGCAACGCCGTATACGTGACGATGACGATTTCCACCACCGCGGCGGAAACGGCTGGCCCTTCTTAGGCGGTCCGTTCTTCGGAGGCGGAGGAGGACATGGAGGCGGAGGCTTCGGCGGAGGAAGTTTCGGAGGAGGAGACTTCGGAGGCGGAGGCGCAGGAAGCAAATTCTAA
- a CDS encoding LemA family protein — translation MKKTWIIVIVVLVVLIGYGVSSYNSMVTQEEKVGTAWSNVENQYQRRSDLIPNLVNTVKGYAAHEKETFDAVVSARAKATQMSIDIDDLTPEKLAAYQRAQGEIGSALGRLLAVTENYPDLKANENFKELQAQLEGTENRISVERRKFNETAREYNTAIRRFPKNIFAGIFGFEKRPYFEAEEGADQAPEVKF, via the coding sequence ATGAAAAAAACTTGGATTATCGTGATTGTAGTACTTGTCGTACTGATAGGATACGGTGTTTCTTCGTATAACTCGATGGTGACACAAGAAGAAAAAGTGGGAACCGCCTGGAGCAATGTGGAAAACCAGTACCAACGGCGCTCTGACCTGATTCCGAACCTTGTAAATACCGTCAAGGGATATGCGGCACACGAGAAAGAAACATTCGATGCCGTAGTATCGGCCCGTGCGAAAGCGACACAAATGTCAATCGATATCGATGACCTTACGCCTGAAAAACTGGCGGCTTACCAACGGGCGCAAGGCGAGATAGGAAGCGCTTTGGGACGCTTGCTTGCCGTGACCGAAAACTATCCCGACCTGAAAGCCAACGAAAACTTCAAGGAACTTCAGGCACAACTGGAAGGCACGGAAAACCGCATCAGCGTAGAGCGGCGCAAGTTCAACGAAACGGCACGCGAATACAACACCGCCATCCGCCGTTTCCCGAAAAACATCTTCGCAGGTATCTTCGGATTCGAGAAACGCCCGTACTTTGAAGCGGAAGAAGGAGCCGATCAAGCCCCTGAAGTCAAGTTCTAA
- a CDS encoding alpha/beta hydrolase encodes MDKKKKKALVIGGATLLLLIGLSIGAGLYMLDFSLRPVNRGKDMEGSMAYMRQTYPHIVPWIDSLTRCQALRDTFITAPDGIRMHAFYVRAPQPTAHTAVIVHGYTDNAIRMFHIGYLYNRSLGYNILLPDLRYAGLTEGNAIQMGWLDRKDVMQWIDAAPHIFGDSIRTVVHGISMGAATTMMLSGETLPDYVRCFVEDCGYTSVWDQFEKELKNLFHLPAFPLLYVTEWICQLQNGWNFHEASALNQIKKCHKPMLFIHGEKDDFVPTRMVYQLYEAKPQPKALWIVPETDHAHSYRNYPEAYTEKVKAFVMPCLSNETEIGN; translated from the coding sequence ATGGATAAGAAAAAGAAAAAAGCCCTCGTCATAGGTGGAGCCACCTTGCTCCTCCTTATCGGACTGTCCATCGGAGCAGGGCTGTATATGCTCGACTTCTCCCTCCGCCCCGTAAACCGCGGGAAAGACATGGAAGGCTCGATGGCATATATGCGCCAGACATACCCGCACATCGTGCCTTGGATAGACAGCCTGACCCGATGCCAAGCCCTGCGCGACACCTTTATCACCGCTCCCGACGGCATCCGTATGCACGCTTTTTATGTACGGGCACCGCAACCTACGGCACATACTGCCGTCATCGTACATGGTTATACAGACAATGCCATCCGCATGTTCCACATCGGATACCTTTACAACCGTTCTTTAGGCTACAACATCCTCCTGCCCGACTTGCGTTATGCGGGATTGACCGAAGGCAACGCCATCCAAATGGGATGGCTCGACCGGAAAGACGTGATGCAATGGATAGATGCCGCCCCGCACATCTTCGGCGACTCCATCCGCACCGTAGTACATGGCATTTCCATGGGAGCAGCCACTACGATGATGCTCTCCGGCGAAACGCTCCCCGACTATGTACGGTGCTTCGTAGAGGATTGCGGATACACCAGCGTATGGGACCAGTTCGAAAAGGAACTGAAAAACCTGTTCCACCTGCCCGCCTTTCCCTTACTATACGTGACGGAATGGATATGCCAACTTCAAAACGGATGGAACTTCCACGAGGCATCCGCACTGAACCAGATAAAGAAATGCCACAAACCCATGCTTTTCATTCATGGAGAGAAAGACGACTTTGTGCCCACACGGATGGTATACCAGCTTTACGAAGCCAAACCTCAACCTAAGGCGCTATGGATAGTTCCGGAGACAGACCATGCACATTCGTACCGTAACTATCCCGAAGCGTACACCGAAAAAGTAAAAGCGTTTGTTATGCCCTGCCTTTCCAATGAAACGGAAATTGGAAATTAA
- a CDS encoding shikimate dehydrogenase family protein, producing the protein MKKFGLIGYPLGHSFSKNFFNEKFASENIDAQYINFEIPTIEDFPKVVTMNPDLCGLNVTIPYKEKVISFLDRVDPVAAKIGAVNVIKFEQVKGKLKLAGYNSDVIGFTRSIESLLESYHKKALILGTGGSSKAINYGLKELGLETLFVSRNQHNEQTITYDELTPEIMDEYKVIVNCTPVGMYPQADQCPNIPYECLTSKHLLYDLLYNPDTTLFMKKGSDRGAAVKNGLEMLLLQAFGSWEIWNQ; encoded by the coding sequence ATGAAAAAATTTGGTTTGATAGGTTATCCGCTCGGACATTCTTTTTCCAAGAACTTTTTTAATGAGAAATTCGCATCGGAAAACATTGACGCGCAATACATCAATTTCGAGATACCAACCATCGAAGACTTTCCCAAAGTCGTGACAATGAATCCCGATTTATGCGGATTAAATGTCACTATTCCTTACAAAGAGAAAGTTATCTCCTTCTTAGACCGGGTAGACCCGGTAGCCGCCAAAATCGGTGCGGTCAATGTCATTAAATTCGAACAGGTTAAGGGGAAGCTAAAACTGGCAGGATATAATTCGGACGTTATCGGCTTTACCCGTTCGATAGAGTCGTTGCTGGAATCATACCACAAGAAAGCGCTCATCCTGGGGACCGGAGGATCTTCGAAGGCTATCAACTATGGATTGAAAGAATTAGGGCTGGAAACGCTTTTCGTATCCAGAAACCAGCACAACGAACAAACGATTACTTACGATGAGCTTACTCCCGAAATCATGGACGAATACAAGGTCATCGTCAATTGTACCCCTGTGGGAATGTACCCGCAAGCAGACCAGTGCCCGAATATTCCTTACGAATGCCTTACTTCCAAACATTTACTCTACGACTTGCTTTATAATCCCGACACGACACTCTTCATGAAAAAAGGAAGTGACCGGGGAGCCGCTGTAAAAAACGGACTCGAAATGCTCTTGCTCCAAGCCTTCGGGTCATGGGAAATATGGAACCAATAA
- the ubiE gene encoding bifunctional demethylmenaquinone methyltransferase/2-methoxy-6-polyprenyl-1,4-benzoquinol methylase UbiE produces the protein MTHYPQEKIKPYNESEGKAAQVEKMFDNIAPAYDKLNHLLSLDIDKSWRRKAIRLLKPYRPQHIMDVATGTGDFAIQAYHMLQPEELIGTDISEGMMNVGREKVKQANLEAHISFAKEDCTALTFPDARFDAITVAFGVRNFENLDKGLQEMHRVLIPGGHLVILELSEPEWFPMKQLYALYSKVVIPNLGKLFSKDRSAYTYLPNSIKAFPQGEVMQGILRKAGFREVAFKRLTMGICTLYFATK, from the coding sequence ATGACTCATTACCCCCAAGAGAAAATCAAACCTTATAATGAAAGCGAAGGGAAGGCGGCGCAGGTAGAGAAGATGTTCGACAACATCGCCCCTGCCTACGACAAACTGAACCACCTGCTCTCATTGGACATTGATAAAAGCTGGAGGCGTAAAGCAATCCGCCTGCTCAAGCCTTACCGCCCTCAACACATCATGGATGTAGCTACAGGCACGGGCGACTTTGCCATACAGGCATACCACATGCTCCAGCCCGAAGAACTGATAGGAACAGATATATCGGAAGGGATGATGAACGTGGGAAGAGAGAAAGTGAAACAGGCAAACCTGGAAGCACATATCTCTTTCGCCAAAGAAGACTGCACCGCCCTTACCTTTCCCGATGCCCGTTTCGATGCCATCACCGTGGCTTTCGGAGTGCGTAATTTCGAGAATCTGGACAAAGGGCTGCAAGAAATGCATCGGGTGTTGATTCCGGGCGGACATCTTGTGATATTGGAGCTATCCGAACCCGAATGGTTCCCGATGAAGCAACTTTATGCCCTCTACTCGAAAGTGGTTATTCCGAATTTAGGAAAACTATTCTCTAAAGACCGTAGTGCCTATACCTATCTGCCCAATTCCATCAAGGCTTTCCCTCAGGGAGAAGTGATGCAAGGCATCCTCCGCAAGGCGGGCTTTCGGGAAGTGGCATTCAAAAGGCTGACCATGGGCATCTGCACGCTATACTTTGCAACTAAATAA
- a CDS encoding phosphoribosylaminoimidazolesuccinocarboxamide synthase — MSKALTKTDFHFPGLKSVYHGKVRDVYNINDEKLIMVATDRISAFDVVLPEGIPYKGQMLNQIAAKFLDATADICPNWKLATPDPMVTVGVLCQGFPVEMIVRGYLCGSAWRAYKSGVREICGVRLPDNMRENEKFPHPIITPTTKAEMGMHDEDISKEEILARGLATPEEYEILERYTLALFERGTQIAAERGLILVDTKYEFGKHNGQIYLMDEIHTPDSSRYFYSEGYQERFEKELPQKQLSKEFVREWLMANGFQGKEGQQVPEMTPEIVNSISDRYIELFEHITGEPFVKADTDHLAERIEKNVMDYLME; from the coding sequence ATGAGTAAAGCTTTAACAAAAACCGATTTTCACTTTCCGGGACTGAAAAGTGTTTATCATGGCAAAGTACGTGATGTGTATAACATCAACGATGAAAAACTGATTATGGTAGCTACCGACCGCATCTCGGCTTTTGATGTGGTTTTGCCCGAAGGCATCCCCTATAAAGGACAGATGCTGAACCAGATAGCAGCCAAATTCTTGGATGCTACCGCCGACATTTGCCCCAACTGGAAACTTGCCACTCCCGACCCGATGGTGACCGTAGGCGTATTGTGCCAGGGATTCCCCGTCGAAATGATTGTACGCGGATACTTGTGCGGAAGCGCATGGCGTGCCTATAAGAGCGGAGTACGCGAGATTTGCGGCGTACGCCTTCCCGACAACATGCGTGAGAACGAGAAGTTCCCCCACCCGATTATCACTCCTACCACCAAGGCCGAAATGGGCATGCACGACGAGGACATCTCGAAAGAGGAAATCCTTGCCCGCGGACTTGCCACTCCCGAAGAATATGAAATTCTGGAACGTTATACCCTCGCCCTTTTCGAACGCGGCACACAAATCGCAGCCGAAAGAGGACTGATTCTGGTAGACACGAAATACGAGTTCGGAAAGCACAACGGACAGATTTACCTGATGGACGAAATCCATACGCCCGACTCCAGCCGCTATTTCTACTCGGAAGGCTATCAGGAACGTTTCGAGAAAGAATTGCCCCAAAAGCAATTATCGAAAGAGTTTGTACGCGAATGGCTGATGGCAAACGGCTTCCAAGGAAAAGAAGGGCAACAGGTGCCCGAAATGACTCCCGAAATCGTAAACTCTATCAGCGACCGTTACATCGAGCTGTTCGAACACATCACAGGCGAACCGTTTGTAAAAGCCGATACTGACCACCTTGCCGAACGTATCGAAAAGAATGTGATGGACTATCTGATGGAATGA
- a CDS encoding PhoH family protein encodes MIEKHIVLEDTDPVIFYGANNANMQMIKALFPKLRIVARGNVIKVMGDEEEMCAFEETVLDLEKHCAQYNSLNEEAILDIIKGNKPAVEKTGDAIVYSVTGKPITPRSENQLKLVKEFEKNDLTFAIGPAGSGKTYTAIALAVRALKNKEIKKIILSRPAVEAGEKLGFLPGDMKDKIDPYLQPLYDALQDMIPAAKLKEYMDLNIIQIAPLAFMRGRTLNDAVVILDEAQNTTTQQIKMFLTRMGLNTKMIVTGDMTQIDLPSHQTSGLIQALKILKGIKGISFIELNKKDIVRHKLVTRIVEAYEKFEEEIKATKQQADKGTRS; translated from the coding sequence ATGATAGAAAAGCATATCGTACTGGAGGATACCGACCCGGTAATCTTCTATGGCGCCAATAACGCCAACATGCAGATGATTAAGGCATTATTCCCCAAGCTGCGCATCGTGGCGCGCGGAAATGTCATCAAAGTTATGGGAGATGAAGAAGAAATGTGCGCTTTCGAAGAAACCGTTCTGGACTTGGAGAAACATTGCGCACAATACAATTCATTGAACGAGGAAGCGATTCTGGACATTATCAAAGGGAACAAGCCTGCGGTAGAAAAGACGGGCGATGCCATCGTATACAGCGTGACGGGAAAACCGATTACGCCCCGAAGCGAGAACCAGTTGAAGCTGGTCAAGGAATTCGAGAAGAACGACCTGACTTTCGCCATCGGGCCTGCCGGTTCGGGAAAGACCTATACGGCGATAGCCCTTGCCGTGCGGGCGTTGAAGAACAAGGAAATCAAGAAAATCATCTTAAGCCGACCGGCGGTAGAAGCCGGCGAGAAGCTGGGTTTCCTTCCCGGAGACATGAAAGACAAAATCGACCCGTACCTGCAACCGCTTTACGATGCCCTGCAAGACATGATTCCGGCAGCCAAACTAAAGGAATACATGGACTTGAACATCATTCAGATTGCTCCGCTCGCTTTCATGCGCGGACGGACGTTGAACGATGCCGTGGTGATTCTCGATGAGGCGCAAAACACCACAACCCAACAAATCAAGATGTTCCTTACCCGCATGGGCTTGAACACAAAGATGATTGTAACGGGCGACATGACGCAAATAGACCTTCCCTCGCACCAGACTTCAGGCTTGATACAAGCCCTGAAGATTCTGAAAGGAATAAAAGGCATCAGCTTCATCGAGCTGAACAAGAAAGACATCGTGCGCCACAAGCTGGTGACCCGCATTGTGGAGGCATACGAAAAGTTCGAAGAAGAGATAAAGGCAACAAAGCAACAAGCTGACAAGGGAACAAGGTCCTGA
- a CDS encoding DUF5715 family protein: MEPDRTIVLNNPHNIRGVVSYKRSFNDLNDVQLATAKRIGIRPIASRKDAEDEVESSHLTRIAPCERYDVDSLTHSIPYLIPKAEALLDTIGVNFLDSLKQKGLNPNKIIVTSVLRTKDDVKRLRRTNGNASLNSCHFYGTTFDVSWKRFVKVEHPEGRPMQDVGADTLKMVLSEVLRDLRKADRCYVKYELRQGCFHITAR, from the coding sequence ATGGAGCCCGACCGCACAATCGTGCTGAACAACCCTCACAATATACGGGGGGTGGTGAGTTATAAACGGAGTTTCAATGATTTGAACGATGTGCAGCTTGCAACGGCGAAGCGTATCGGCATCCGTCCGATAGCATCGCGAAAGGACGCCGAAGACGAGGTGGAATCTTCCCACCTTACCCGAATCGCTCCGTGCGAGCGGTACGATGTGGATTCGTTGACTCACTCCATTCCTTACCTCATCCCGAAAGCCGAAGCCTTGCTTGATACCATTGGCGTCAATTTTCTCGACTCGTTGAAGCAGAAGGGGCTGAACCCGAACAAGATAATCGTGACCTCGGTGTTGCGTACCAAAGATGATGTGAAACGCTTGCGCCGCACCAACGGGAATGCTTCGCTTAATTCGTGTCATTTTTATGGAACCACGTTCGATGTCAGTTGGAAACGGTTTGTGAAAGTAGAGCATCCCGAAGGACGCCCCATGCAGGATGTGGGGGCGGATACGTTGAAGATGGTGCTCTCGGAAGTGCTCCGTGACTTGCGGAAAGCCGACCGGTGTTACGTAAAGTACGAGTTGCGTCAAGGATGTTTTCACATAACGGCACGGTGA